The following are encoded together in the Arcticibacterium luteifluviistationis genome:
- a CDS encoding DUF6503 family protein produces the protein MYKILFSLLIATSFTSCIQKEQEIINDAIEMQGGSAFQKIHTTFSFRGIDYELERNHNDYTYQRTQKDSLGNSITDVLKNNTFQRLINNSPVSLADTTAYKYENSLNSVAYFFFLPYGLNDPAVHKAYEKEVMIKDQNYHQIRVWFDEEGGGEDHQDIYKFWINTSTKTVDYLAYSYETSGGGVRFREAINRQKVGAYFFQDYNNYGYEDQNYDLDELPVDYANGTLPFLSKIENENISLVP, from the coding sequence ATGTATAAAATCCTCTTTTCACTTTTGATAGCCACTTCCTTTACTTCCTGTATTCAGAAAGAACAAGAAATCATAAATGATGCCATTGAAATGCAGGGCGGTTCTGCCTTTCAAAAAATCCATACTACCTTCTCTTTTAGAGGAATTGACTATGAACTTGAAAGAAATCATAATGATTACACTTATCAGCGAACACAGAAAGACAGCTTGGGTAATTCCATTACCGACGTGCTGAAAAACAACACCTTTCAGCGATTGATAAATAACTCTCCGGTTTCACTAGCCGATACTACAGCTTACAAATATGAAAATTCGCTTAACTCTGTAGCTTACTTTTTCTTTTTGCCATATGGTCTAAATGACCCAGCAGTGCACAAAGCTTACGAGAAAGAGGTAATGATAAAAGACCAAAACTATCATCAAATAAGAGTTTGGTTTGATGAAGAAGGTGGAGGAGAAGACCATCAAGATATTTATAAATTTTGGATAAATACAAGTACAAAAACGGTAGATTATCTGGCATATTCTTACGAAACCAGTGGTGGTGGAGTACGATTTAGAGAAGCTATAAATCGTCAAAAGGTGGGTGCCTACTTTTTTCAAGACTATAATAATTATGGATACGAAGACCAAAATTATGATTTGGACGAACTCCCAGTTGATTATGCAAACGGTACTCTTCCTTTTCTTTCCAAAATCGAAAATGAAAACATATCTTTAGTCCCTTAA
- the pnuC gene encoding nicotinamide riboside transporter PnuC — MQNLLDVNNTLFTVLGYDMSLIELVATISGGIAVWLSTKENVWSWIIGLINVVLAFFMFFQIQLYPDMFLQIFFFITNIIGFWQWKFPKASEANAINQLKITKLSVRNFALLSALGVVGTLIMGTFSSNLHEIAPKVFSIPSAFPYMDSFTTVMSIVATFMLIRKKVEAWWIWLVVDIIATYMYYIKDVKLYSLLYFVFVIIAAFGAMEWTKRYLKQQEA; from the coding sequence ATGCAAAATCTGTTAGACGTTAATAACACACTTTTTACTGTTTTAGGCTATGACATGAGCCTCATAGAATTGGTGGCTACCATTTCAGGAGGAATAGCGGTTTGGTTGTCGACCAAAGAAAATGTGTGGAGCTGGATAATTGGTCTGATAAACGTGGTACTAGCCTTTTTCATGTTCTTTCAGATTCAGCTTTACCCTGATATGTTTTTGCAGATATTCTTCTTTATCACAAACATTATAGGTTTTTGGCAATGGAAGTTTCCTAAAGCAAGCGAAGCTAATGCCATTAATCAATTAAAAATCACAAAGCTAAGTGTTAGAAATTTTGCTCTCCTTTCTGCTTTGGGTGTAGTAGGTACCCTCATAATGGGGACTTTTTCAAGTAACCTGCATGAAATAGCTCCTAAGGTATTTAGCATTCCAAGTGCTTTCCCTTATATGGATTCTTTTACCACAGTAATGAGTATAGTAGCTACGTTTATGCTGATTAGAAAGAAAGTGGAAGCATGGTGGATATGGCTTGTGGTTGACATTATAGCCACCTACATGTATTACATAAAAGATGTGAAACTATACTCACTTCTATATTTCGTTTTCGTAATTATTGCTGCTTTCGGTGCTATGGAATGGACTAAAAGGTATTTAAAGCAACAGGAAGCTTAA
- a CDS encoding glycosyltransferase family 2 protein encodes MYNNKKVVVVMPAYKAAQTIEKTFKEIPMDVVDEVILVDDASPDETVKIAQKLGIKHVISHEKNKGYGGNQKTCYRKALELGGEIIIMVHPDYQYTPKLIKAMTSIIGEDLYPVVFGSRILGKGALNGGMPVYKYIANRFLTLTQNILLGQKLSEYHTGYRAYSAEVLNSIDFEKCNDDFIFDNEVIAQIFWKGYEIAEVTCPTKYFDEASSINFARSSKYGLGVLAVSFRYFLAKLGLLKWHIVN; translated from the coding sequence ATGTATAATAATAAGAAAGTAGTGGTGGTAATGCCAGCCTATAAAGCGGCCCAAACTATAGAAAAGACTTTTAAGGAAATCCCTATGGATGTGGTGGATGAAGTTATCTTAGTAGACGATGCCAGTCCTGACGAAACCGTCAAAATAGCTCAAAAACTAGGCATAAAACACGTCATAAGCCATGAAAAAAATAAAGGCTATGGAGGTAATCAAAAGACTTGCTACCGCAAAGCTCTTGAGCTTGGAGGTGAAATAATCATCATGGTTCACCCAGATTATCAATACACACCAAAACTAATCAAAGCCATGACATCCATCATTGGTGAAGATTTATACCCTGTAGTTTTTGGTTCAAGGATTTTAGGGAAAGGTGCATTAAATGGTGGAATGCCCGTTTACAAGTACATTGCTAACCGTTTTTTAACATTGACCCAAAACATACTTTTAGGTCAAAAACTCTCTGAATACCATACTGGTTACAGAGCATACTCTGCGGAAGTACTGAACAGCATTGACTTTGAAAAATGTAACGACGACTTCATTTTTGACAATGAAGTTATAGCACAAATTTTTTGGAAAGGATATGAAATAGCCGAAGTAACCTGCCCTACCAAATATTTTGACGAAGCTTCTTCTATCAACTTTGCGAGAAGCTCTAAATATGGATTAGGTGTTTTAGCCGTTTCATTTCGATACTTTTTAGCTAAACTAGGCTTACTAAAATGGCATATAGTCAATTAA
- a CDS encoding TerC/Alx family metal homeostasis membrane protein has protein sequence MEFSNEILFFGGFTLFVIFVMLLDLGAFSKNESHTVEFKEAAGWSAVWVALAVSFYFFLRHFGYLIHDISSPENLEQVRGHFYNGLNLPDTYELAVQKFQNNMALEYITGYLVEYSLSVDNIFVFILIFNSFGVRPKYYKKVLVWGILGSIVLRFGFIFLGAALIQKFEWILYLFGAFLVYTGINILFSKDEEEEIDTKKHPAVRITSKFFNVYEKFVSDRFFIKNKYKGNKVFITPLFVVIIVIAFTDVIFAVDSIPAIFSITKDPYIVFFSNVFAIMGLRSMFFFLVNIIDMFSYLKYGLGVLLSFIGIKMLIHHWLTDWGFTNQHSLIVIVGILAISIIASLLFPPKGEAEAKA, from the coding sequence ATGGAGTTTTCTAACGAAATATTATTTTTTGGTGGCTTTACGTTGTTTGTGATTTTTGTCATGCTACTTGACTTAGGTGCATTTTCAAAAAACGAATCCCACACGGTAGAGTTTAAAGAAGCGGCTGGTTGGAGTGCTGTTTGGGTAGCATTGGCGGTAAGTTTTTACTTTTTTCTCCGTCATTTTGGTTACCTCATTCATGATATTAGTTCTCCGGAAAATTTAGAACAAGTTCGAGGGCATTTCTATAATGGTTTAAACTTACCTGATACCTATGAATTAGCTGTTCAGAAGTTTCAGAACAACATGGCACTTGAGTATATCACGGGCTATTTGGTAGAGTATTCGCTTTCGGTTGATAATATATTCGTCTTCATCTTGATTTTTAACTCATTTGGAGTTAGACCTAAGTATTATAAAAAAGTACTCGTTTGGGGTATTTTGGGATCTATTGTCCTAAGGTTTGGCTTTATATTTTTGGGTGCAGCCTTAATTCAGAAGTTTGAGTGGATTTTATATCTTTTTGGAGCCTTCTTAGTTTATACAGGAATCAATATTCTTTTCAGTAAAGATGAAGAAGAGGAGATTGACACTAAAAAACACCCTGCTGTTAGAATTACCTCAAAATTCTTTAATGTTTATGAGAAGTTTGTTTCTGACAGGTTCTTTATCAAAAACAAATACAAAGGAAATAAAGTCTTTATCACGCCGCTTTTTGTTGTGATTATAGTGATAGCATTTACGGATGTTATTTTTGCTGTAGATTCTATTCCAGCTATATTTTCCATTACAAAAGACCCTTACATTGTTTTCTTTTCTAATGTTTTTGCCATCATGGGGCTTAGGTCAATGTTCTTTTTCTTAGTGAATATCATTGACATGTTCTCTTACCTCAAGTATGGTTTGGGCGTTCTACTCTCATTCATTGGAATAAAGATGCTAATACACCATTGGCTTACAGATTGGGGTTTTACTAACCAACACTCTTTAATCGTAATTGTAGGTATTTTGGCTATTAGTATTATTGCTTCTTTGCTTTTTCCTCCAAAAGGTGAAGCTGAGGCAAAGGCCTAA